A DNA window from Piliocolobus tephrosceles isolate RC106 chromosome 9, ASM277652v3, whole genome shotgun sequence contains the following coding sequences:
- the LRRC27 gene encoding leucine-rich repeat-containing protein 27 isoform X2 has protein sequence MEGSGSYTVPSVAAADLEEGAGQTRSLPATPSKDVHKCVGGIIFSSSPILDLSESGLCHLEEVFRIPSLQQLHLQRNALCVIPQDFFQLLPNLTWLDLRYNRIKVLPSGIGAHRHLKTLLLERNPIKMLPVELGRVTTLKALNLRHCPLEFPPQLIVQKGLVAIQRFLRMWAVEHSLPRNPASQEAPPVKEMTLHGLPSPGLELSRDHASNEGAVNAQGPEGAVRKEKAGFLPPVEKPDLSELGKSADCSEHWPSEEEIRRFWKLRQEIVEHGKADTLGNRLLPRELPPNLKAALNNEKELPKPRHVFRRNMASSRDILPDLLSPYQVAIRAKRLEESRAAALRELREKQAVMEQQRREKRALQEWRARAQRMRERKEELSKLLPPRRSMLP, from the exons ATGGAGGGAAGCGGCTCCTACACAGTTCCCTCTGTGGCTGCTGCTGATCTGGAGGAGGGTGCTGGTCAGACTAGGAGCTTGCCTGCCACCCCCTCCAAAGATGTTCACAAGTGTGTTGGAGGCATCATCTTTTCCTCCTCACCGATTTTAGACTTGAGTGAAAGTGGTCTGTGCCATTTGGAGGAGGTCTTTAGAATCCCCAGCCTTCAA CAATTGCATCTGCAAAGGAACGCCCTGTGTGTGATTCCTCAAGATTTCTTTCAGTTGCTGCCGAACCTGACTTGGCTGGACCTCCGGTACAATAGAATTAAGGTGCTTCCTTCCGGGATCGGAGCCCACAG gCATTTGAAAACTTTGCTTTTAGAAAGAAATCCTATCAAAATGTTACCTGTGGAGCTGG GGCGTGTAACCACGTTGAAAGCACTGAACTTAAGACACTGCCCTCTGGAATTCCCTCCTCAGCTCATCGTGCAGAAGGGATTGGTGGCTATCCAGCGCTTCCTGCGGATGTGGGCAGTAGAACACTCTCTCCCCAGAAATCCAGCTTCTCAAG AGGCTCCACCGGTGAAAGAGATGACCCTCCATGGCCTCCCGAGCCCAGGATTGGAGTTGTCCAGAGACCACGCGTCTAACGAAGGAGCTGTGAACGCTCAGGGCCCAGAGGGGGCTGTGAGGAAAGAGAAGGCCGGCTTTCTCCCGCCTGTGGAAAAGCCAGACCTGAGTGAGCTCGGGAAGTCTGCTGACTGCTCAGAGCACTGGCCCAGCGAGGAGGAGATCAGGCGCTTttggaagttgaggcaggagattgtTGAGCACGGGAAGGCAGACACTCTGGGAAATCGGCTCTTACCGAGGGAATTACCTCCAAATCTCAAGGCGGCCTTGAACAATGAGAAAGAACTGCCAAAGCCAAGACACGTTTTCAG AAGGAACATGGCGTCCTCCAGGGACATCTTACCCGACCTCTTGTCACCGTACCAAGTGGCGATCCGAGCAAAAAGACTGGAAGAGAGCCGAGCGGCGGCCCTCCGAGAGCTCCGGGAGAAGCAGGCTGTGATGGAGCAGCAGAGACG AGAGAAAAGGGCACTGCAGGAGTGGAGAGCGCGAGCCCAGAggatgagggagaggaaggaagagctcAGCAAACTCCTGCCTCCGCGGAGGAGCATG
- the LRRC27 gene encoding leucine-rich repeat-containing protein 27 isoform X3 has translation MEGSGSYTVPSVAAADLEEGAGQTRSLPATPSKDVHKCVGGIIFSSSPILDLSESGLCHLEEVFRIPSLQQLHLQRNALCVIPQDFFQLLPNLTWLDLRYNRIKVLPSGIGAHRHLKTLLLERNPIKMLPVELGRVTTLKALNLRHCPLEFPPQLIVQKGLVAIQRFLRMWAVEHSLPRNPASQEAPPVKEMTLHGLPSPGLELSRDHASNEGAVNAQGPEGAVRKEKAGFLPPVEKPDLSELGKSADCSEHWPSEEEIRRFWKLRQEIVEHGKADTLGNRLLPRELPPNLKAALNNEKELPKPRHVFRRNMASSRDILPDLLSPYQVAIRAKRLEESRAAALRELREKQAVMEQQRRSTDHLAPPIPGPQESGQHGPQP, from the exons ATGGAGGGAAGCGGCTCCTACACAGTTCCCTCTGTGGCTGCTGCTGATCTGGAGGAGGGTGCTGGTCAGACTAGGAGCTTGCCTGCCACCCCCTCCAAAGATGTTCACAAGTGTGTTGGAGGCATCATCTTTTCCTCCTCACCGATTTTAGACTTGAGTGAAAGTGGTCTGTGCCATTTGGAGGAGGTCTTTAGAATCCCCAGCCTTCAA CAATTGCATCTGCAAAGGAACGCCCTGTGTGTGATTCCTCAAGATTTCTTTCAGTTGCTGCCGAACCTGACTTGGCTGGACCTCCGGTACAATAGAATTAAGGTGCTTCCTTCCGGGATCGGAGCCCACAG gCATTTGAAAACTTTGCTTTTAGAAAGAAATCCTATCAAAATGTTACCTGTGGAGCTGG GGCGTGTAACCACGTTGAAAGCACTGAACTTAAGACACTGCCCTCTGGAATTCCCTCCTCAGCTCATCGTGCAGAAGGGATTGGTGGCTATCCAGCGCTTCCTGCGGATGTGGGCAGTAGAACACTCTCTCCCCAGAAATCCAGCTTCTCAAG AGGCTCCACCGGTGAAAGAGATGACCCTCCATGGCCTCCCGAGCCCAGGATTGGAGTTGTCCAGAGACCACGCGTCTAACGAAGGAGCTGTGAACGCTCAGGGCCCAGAGGGGGCTGTGAGGAAAGAGAAGGCCGGCTTTCTCCCGCCTGTGGAAAAGCCAGACCTGAGTGAGCTCGGGAAGTCTGCTGACTGCTCAGAGCACTGGCCCAGCGAGGAGGAGATCAGGCGCTTttggaagttgaggcaggagattgtTGAGCACGGGAAGGCAGACACTCTGGGAAATCGGCTCTTACCGAGGGAATTACCTCCAAATCTCAAGGCGGCCTTGAACAATGAGAAAGAACTGCCAAAGCCAAGACACGTTTTCAG AAGGAACATGGCGTCCTCCAGGGACATCTTACCCGACCTCTTGTCACCGTACCAAGTGGCGATCCGAGCAAAAAGACTGGAAGAGAGCCGAGCGGCGGCCCTCCGAGAGCTCCGGGAGAAGCAGGCTGTGATGGAGCAGCAGAGACG CTCCACTGACCACCTGGCTCCACCCATCCCTGGGCCCCAGGAGTCCGGCCAGCATGGACCACAGCCATAG